The following proteins are co-located in the Leishmania panamensis strain MHOM/PA/94/PSC-1 chromosome 26 sequence genome:
- a CDS encoding serine/threonine protein phosphatase, putative (TriTrypDB/GeneDB-style sysID: LpmP.26.2510) yields the protein MSRTAQVATIKSGAEVCSSGVNGQLEEEAEIVVSSVSNHAGQVERMLLTERGDPSVPPPNWEALCSSALFDENGKTRPEVVREHFRREGLLQEADALAIITKCALIWRDEPNVLHLDDPVVITGDIHGQFFDLLNLLSIGGDPSEQKYIFLGDYVDRGCFGMEVILLLMCYKICYPSTIVMLRGNHESRHLTAYFNFKREVLYKYSIAVYNAMMSAFDCMPLACILNNRFLCVHGGLSPELKRISDISAIHRFREPPSSGPMCDLLWADPLDEKEEDPAAPQLFVPNTTRGCSYVYSNTAVCRFLQENSLITVIRGHEAQNEGYHLYKKTGRGFPAVICIFSAPNYCDTYNNRAAIVKLSRNIMSICQFNSSPHPYYLPNFMNAFTWSLPFVEEKLLDIGANVLHLIGVNGDHILVDEVKGMAAQGPGENAKSSDDSGVEQRGEHIRKKVLEMKKLSRMFCTLGAEKDGIGQLKGLAGGTPPCGSSDVQVAISDFQHSKDMDAVNARWPDSPLEDDAALQLNVATKALQCGVLEHQQQESHTWTP from the coding sequence ATGTCACGCACTGCGCAAGTTGCTACCATCAAATCCGGCGCCGAGGTGTGCTCCTCTGGCGTCAACGGCCaactggaggaggaggcggagatcGTCGTCAGCTCCGTGTCGAACCATGCCGGTCAGGTGGAGCGCATGCTTCTCACAGAGCGCGGCGACCCGTCCGTGCCCCCGCCGAATTGGGAAGCGTTGTGCAGCTCTGCACTCTTTGACGAGAACGGAAAGACGCGTCCTGAGGTGGTGCGCGAGCACTTCcggagggaggggctgctgcaggaggcagaTGCTCTTGCGATTATTACCAAGTGCGCACTGATATGGCGAGACGAGCCGAACGTACTGCACCTCGATGATCCGGTGGTCATCACTGGCGATATTCACGGCCAATTTTTTGACTTACTGAACCTCCTCTCCATCGGCGGCGACCCGTCCGAGCAGAAGTACATATTCCTGGGAGACTATGTGGACCGTGGGTGCTTCGGGATGGAGGTGAttctgctgctgatgtgctACAAGATCTGCTACCCCAGCACCATTGTCATGCTGCGCGGCAACCACGAGAGCCGCCACCTGACGGCGTACTTCAACTTCAAGCGCGAGGTGCTGTACAAGTACTCTATCGCCGTGTACAATGCTATGATGTCCGCCTTCGATTGCATGCCGCTTGCGTGCATCCTCAATAACCGATTCCTGTGCGTGCACGGCGGCTTGTCGCCGGAGCTGAAGCGGATCTCGGACATTAGTGCGATTCACCGCTTCCGCGAGCCGCCGTCGTCTGGACCGATGTGTGACCTGCTGTGGGCAGACCCGCTGgacgagaaagaggaggaccctgcggcgccacagctCTTCGTGCCCAACACAACCCGCGGCTGTTCCTATGTCTACAGCAACACCGCTGTCTGCAGGTTCCTGCAGGAGAACAGCCTCATCACTGTCATCCGCGGCCACGAAGCCCAGAATGAGGGCTACCACTTGTACAAGAAGACAGGCAGGGGGTTTCCCGCGGTGATTTGCATCTTTTCCGCGCCGAACTACTGCGACACGTACAACAACCGCGCCGCAATCGTGAAGCTGAGCCGCAACATCATGAGCATCTGCCAGTTCAACAGCAGCCCTCACCCCTACTACCTGCCCAACTTCATGAATGCCTTCACTTGGTCGCTGCCGTTCGTcgaggagaagctgctcgACATTGGGGCAAACGTCTTGCACCTCATCGGTGTAAATGGAGATCACATTCTCGTGGACGAAGTGAAGGGGATGGCCGCACAGGGACCTGGGGAGAACGCAAAAAGTAGCGATGATAGCGGCGTGGAGCAGCGGGGCGAGCACATTCGCAAAAAAGTACTGGAAATGAAGAAGCTCTCCCGCATGTTTTGCACATTGGGCGCGGAAAAAGACGGCATTGGTCAGCTCAAGGGACTGGCAGGTGGCACGCCACCGTGTGGCTCAAGTGATGTACAGGTGGCCATCAGCGACTTTCAGCACTCGAAGGATATGGATGCTGTGAATGCGCGCTGGCCGGATTCTCCGCTCGAGGACGACGCTGCACTGCAGTTGAATGTGGCGACCAAAGCCCTTCAGTGTGGCGTCCTtgagcaccagcagcaggagagccATACGTGGACGCCTTAA
- a CDS encoding protein kinase, putative (TriTrypDB/GeneDB-style sysID: LpmP.26.2490), with protein MYKQQLLRKCNQCRLPVVFRHSWNARTGAMDCAPFECIIGYLTPRSITALLQSCYTMMSEFPVCGYPFYNSIQQRFPSFYPGAQIGRGTFGTVFKCEDRTATDRRRAILKCISKRTNLTYTRWIGALTELRILESVNHPNVAHLLGAFQTREDLVIVMEAGEGGTARRAAACMREYGQAATEAFTANIIEGVAAGLDYLYREKHIIHRDIKLDNIVLSADYSTPMIIDFGLAEFVVNEEGQWYVVGGTRNYAAPESIAAVANGHIDMKEPGITMHKGDLFSLGVVAYYVLSGQRPFHSRSFDKMHEEMRRGVACAGPLWDGISTDARELVQALLSYSPAQRPDYAAIKENAFITGRTPGVKSIQMQRNARLLLDEKETHAEWVTLEPSDVKEGADEWESEVLLPLSTSQRWYHAYLPRFSRFHS; from the coding sequence ATGTacaagcagcagctcttgCGCAAGTGCAACCAGTGTCGACTGCCGGTTGTCTTTCGACACTCGTGGAACGCCCGCACCGGCGCGATGGACTGCGCCCCCTTCGAGTGCATCATTGGGTACCTCACACCGCGCAGCATcacggcgctcctgcagagCTGCTACACGATGATGTCCGAGTTCCCCGTATGCGGTTACCCGTTCTACAATTCGATTCAGCAgcgctttccctccttttACCCCGGCGCACAAATCGGTCGCGGCACCTTCGGCACAGTGTTCAAGTGCGAAGACCGCACCGCCACGGACCGCAGGCGCGCAATTCTCAAGTGCATCAGTAAACGCACGAACTTGACGTACACGCGGTGGATCGGTGCCCTCACGGAGCTGCGGATACTCGAGTCGGTGAATCACCCCAACGTGGCGCACCTTCTCGGAGCCTTCCAGACCCGCGAGGACTTGGTCATTGTTATGGAGGCGGGCGAGGGCGGCACAGCGCGGCGGGCGGCTGCGTGCATGCGCGAGTACGGCCAAGCCGCCACAGAGGCGTTCACTGCGAACATTATCGAAGGTGTCGCCGCTGGCCTCGACTACCTCTACCGGGAGAAGCACATCATCCATCGCGATATCAAGCTGGACAACATCGTGTTGTCAGCGGACTACAGCACACCGATGATAATCGACTTTGGCCTTGCCGAGTTTGTTGTTAACGAGGAGGGGCAGTGGTACGTTGTGGGCGGGACGCGCAACTACGCCGCGCCAGAGAGCATCGCCGCGGTGGCAAATGGGCACATTGATATGAAGGAGCCCGGTATCACGATGCACAAGGGCGACCTCTTCAGCCTCGGTGTTGTTGCTTATTACGTTCTCTCGGGCCAACGGCCCTTTCACAGCAGAAGCTTTGACAAGATGCACGAGGAGATGCGGCGTGGTGTCGCCTGCGCAGGTCCGCTCTGGGACGGCATCTCCACCGATGCACGGGAGCTTGTGCAGGCGCTCCTGTCGTACAGCCCTGCGCAGCGGCCGGACTACGCTGCCATCAAGGAGAACGCCTTCATCACGGGGCGCACTCCGGGTGTGAAGTCGATTCAGATGCAGCGGAACGCGCGGCTCCTCTTGGACGAGAAGGAGACTCATGCCGAGTGGGTGACGCTCGAGCCGTCGGacgtgaaggagggggcCGACGAGTGGGAaagcgaggtgctgctgcccctgtCGACTTCCCAGCGGTGGTACCACGCCTACCTGCCTCGTTTTTCTCGGTTCCACTCGTGA
- a CDS encoding hypothetical protein (TriTrypDB/GeneDB-style sysID: LpmP.26.2500), translated as MEAVQLAKSVLAADGQPFKILSLAQGFAPVTPETSVLEARRSYMRLAGAIHPDRLQRSFDKATEAFQCLVRAFECFADPKSRKRAAASAQRQAKTEAVVTTAVRGRQANAAPPSSTKSGPSASQPMMKGEKKREKSKSKAAAAPAAKKPRAADLTEEEESETGDDVSEASVADEEAWEACAAANKEPEVSTNRTPIGQLRVGGLYQLTTVGCPKCRSLWEPDARPQYSLFMGRWGKKVHCQLCLFHFGCATALHGCPHCRAPFDYDVSMYDSVQTCHRCRKQFGFPYYPVNQYLIDQVALEEWRERMDQQKASEREARARARRGGGDGSDGASAEEERMQLLVGTCIMEEVCPLCHKRIKSKHRSHVEGCMAKDPKELAASTGRAAKKIASPAPLADKVAKAPVSRAAKRDPKATAAPTKKSAAPTTPRANVPKGKKASVLQKRKRRRGDSSSSEEDEISTESTFSDDDYDDSR; from the coding sequence atggAAGCCGTGCAGCTTGCCAAGAGTGTTCTGGCTGCCGATGGGCAGCCATTCAAGATCTTGTCACTCGCTCAGGGGTTTGCGCCGGTGACCCCGGAGACGTCGGTGCTAGAGGCACGTCGAAGCTACATGCGTCTCGCCGGCGCTATCCACCCAGACCGCCTTCAGAGAAGCTTTGACAAAGCCACGGAGGCGTTCCAGTGCCTGGTGCGTGCCTTTGAGTGCTTCGCAGATCCCAAGTCGCGCAAGcgggccgccgcctctgcccaAAGGCAGGCGAAGACGGAAGCTGTGGTAACCACCGCGGTACGCGGCAGGCAAGCCaatgccgcaccgccgtcttCCACTAAGTCGGGCCCGTCGGCGTCGCAGCCGATGATGAAAGGCGAGAAGAAGCGGGAGAAGTCCAAGTCAaaggcagctgctgcgccagctgcaaaAAAGCCAAGAGCAGCCGACctcaccgaggaggaggagagcgagaccGGTGATGACGTCTCTGAGGCATCGGtagcggacgaggaggcgtggGAAgcatgcgccgccgcgaaCAAGGAGCCGGAGGTGTCGACAAACCGCACGCCAATCGGGCAGCTGCGCGTTGGTGGACTTTACCAGCTTACCACGGTGGGATGTCCCAAGTGCCGCTCTCTCTGGGAGCCGGATGCGCGCCCCCAATACTCGCTGTTCATGGGTCGTTGGGGTAAGAAGGTGCACTGTCAGCTGTGTCTTTTCCATTTTGGTTGTGCCACAGCGCTGCACGGCTGCCCACACTGCAGGGCGCCGTTCGACTACGACGTCTCCATGTACGATTCAGTGCAAACatgtcaccgctgcaggaAGCAGTTTGGCTTCCCCTACTACCCCGTCAATCAGTACTTGATTGACCAagtggcgctggaggagtgGCGAGAGCGTATGGATCAACAAAAAGCGAGTGAGCGAGAGGCCCGTGCCCGAGCGcgtcgcggtggcggcgacggtaGCGATGGGGCgagcgccgaggaggagagaatgCAGCTCCTGGTAGGCACCTGCATTatggaggaggtgtgccCCTTGTGCCACAAGCGCATCAAGAGCAAGCACCGATCGCACGTGGAGGGGTGCATGGCAAAGGACCCAAAGGAGCTCGCTGCATCGACTGGCAGGGCTGCCAAGAAGATAGCGAGCCCTGCGCCACTGGCCGACAAGGTCGCCAAGGCACCGGTGTCCCGGGCTGCCAAGAGGGACCCGaaggcaacagcggcgcccACCAAGAAGTCAGCCGCCCCGACGACGCCACGCGCCAACGTCCCCAAAGGGAAGAAggcgtcggtgctgcagaagcgcaagcggcgacgcggcgacTCGAGCTCCTCGGAAGAGGACGAGATCAGCACCGAGTCGACCTTCTCCGATGATGACTACGACGACAGCCGCTAA
- a CDS encoding protein kinase, putative (TriTrypDB/GeneDB-style sysID: LpmP.26.2540), protein MAAPVTDPTKIIGRELHLDRLIGSGGFGEVYLAVRTKLATNPKHNFTFPAECVVKVMRRGLCTEEDVAAMNREVATLSSMDHPYIVPYIGAWVEAARGKFFGCYCLAMRYCEGGDLHGFIAHFIKNHRLPPVDVAVRIMAQVFSALNYSHSRRLIHRDIKPGNVFLTLQKSGMPDKAMVGDYGLVRSLDATRQLVKTRVGTPTYISPEIAAGEAYSTKTDIFSAGTMFYELLSLHRPFWKRMMTDQQLFREVLHRDPMPQFRAYTSAVYGTTLADVIEACLTKHEDSRATAYDVLVRLTSPITAYVLKYAIPVYPEKDALTATSSPHPPAASCAPDSLASLTKADGAAVTVRQRLERLFLIHKGTTVCARLTRLLSHNPELLFQVRVLVACRSDNTDHLENGLAELLWAFPDAEVPFQEVVDLVMCDYRKLAE, encoded by the coding sequence ATGGCAGCCCCTGTCACGGATCCGACTAAGATCATCGGCCGCGAGCTTCACCTCGACCGCCTcatcggcagcggtggcttCGGTGAAGTGTATTTGGCCGTTCGCACCAAACTGGCAACGAATCCAAAGCACAATTTTACGTTCCCTGCGGAATGTGTTGTGAAGGTGATGCGGCGTGGGCTCTGCACGGAGGAAGATGTGGCAGCCATGAATcgcgaggtggcgacgctAAGCTCCATGGACCACCCGTACATCGTTCCCTACATCGGCGCTTGggtggaggcagcgcggGGCAAATTCTTTGGCTGCTACTGTCTGGCCATGAGGTACTGCGAGGGCGGAGACCTGCACGGGTTTATTGCCCACTTTATCAAGAATCACCGCCTACCCCCTGTTGACGTTGCTGTACGCATCATGGCGCAGGTGTTCTCCGCCCTCAACTACAGCCACTCACGCCGACTCATCCACCGCGACATCAAGCCGGGTAATGTGTTTCTGACTCTTCAGAAGAGTGGGATGCCGGACAAGGCGATGGTGGGCGACTACGGCCTTGTGCGCTCCCTCGATGCGACGCGGCAGCTTGTTAAGACGCGTGTCGGGACGCCGACGTACATCTCACCTGAGATTGCTGCTGGCGAGGCGTACAGCACCAAGACGGACATCTTTTCGGCAGGCACGATGTTCTACGAGCTACTATCGCTACATCGTCCCTTCTGGAAGCGGATGATGACGGACCAGCAACTCTTCCGTGAAGTGCTGCACCGAGATCCCATGCCGCAGTTTCGCGCGTACACGAGCGCCGTCTACGGCACTACGCTGGCCGACGTGATCGAGGCGTGCCTTACGAAGCATGAAGACAGCAGGGCGACTGCCTACGACGTACTTGTCCGTCTTACCTCACCTATCACTGCGTACGTCCTCAAATATGCGATTCCTGTGTACCCAGAGAAGGACGCATTGACTGCAACTTCTTCGCCGCACCCGCCTGCCGCGTCTTGCGCACCGGACTCTCTCGCATCTCTTACCAAGGCAGATGGCGCAGCTGTCACGGTGCGTCAACGCCTAGAGCGTCTGTTCCTCATCCACAAGGGGACCACTGTGTGTGCCAGGCTCACGCGTCTGCTCTCGCACAATCCTGAGCTCCTCTTCCAAGTACGCGTCCTAGTCGCCTGTCGCAGTGACAACACCGACCATCTGGAGAATGGCTTGGCGGAGCTTCTCTGGGCGTTTCCAGACGCTGAGGTACCTTTTCAGGAGGTAGTCGATCTGGTCATGTGTGACTACCGCAAACTTGCGGAGTAA
- a CDS encoding hypothetical protein (TriTrypDB/GeneDB-style sysID: LpmP.26.2520), which produces MPGTRPVETVLKALRRHAQLQRWQRQSKVPSAPGAATTTATTRPTHADHTLPQHRLLMSSSTSAESSTSALSSSSNFPALHVSQSLQRAYELRDTAQASSPMQRRLVKYLRCSTSKAESVEAFFLIARTHQEALSPATVADFTSTMLRHNVAAQMGVEAYEAALADAVGVAEDSPWGHIGPAEARAFVLYQARRLERYAVKGTSFHEQLSLTLEGADNAVVALTEHQLRKDVASSSALPVSCDTLVELIHLDISWSTALEVYKYAKELTRVDPPADMTARLMGLMTGYKTNGLGSRPWEMALELYDALLESGYDVPLDAHASALDAVWRCGESFVKLHNSLSPTDRDRMWDALVRIRERVSDAQVTGDAGCRFTEALIKAAGAAGRWEATVQLLSDMDVTLAATSHRLLVPTAESFLFTMASCNTAHNAAHASALYETFCALYTLRSAHPEALLTYLQSLRHVESLSAEIGPQVEALVMDGNGLDRPCCVVCLQLLSSQRVRTKQVEKWRVAQTLLRMYDSNPWPQQPQVRKAELQTVFRCCHLIAAAAASDEKLSPLAAAPCPLLTELRAYLVSVFGRDSRECQWLDDTEVYSLLTTQRWECALAIYQRQVVQRPLARVTDLPIPLRQARHMLAQTLLRCSRAAADVGRERENFFLDEEQGAQERAKTVDFLAFVVRTVREVYAGTGDTVCLSIVAELLLHQALHVPRARERQQLALDAMRELSCGLASAVTPRLIDLVSQALSITEEHVHSVLVDGSAQLRAKALERDRQRRIRASGCLEKIFT; this is translated from the coding sequence ATGCCTGGTACGCGTCCGGTGGAAACGGTGTTAAAGGCACTGCGGCGCCACGCTCAGCTGcaacggtggcagcgccagtCGAAGGTGCCGAGTGCGCCAGGCGCGGCAACAACCACTGCAACCACTCgacccacacacgcggaCCACACATTGCCTCAGCACCGGCTTCTGATgtcgtcgtcgacgtcgGCAGAAAGCTCGACTTCTGCGCTTTCATCGAGTTCGAACTTCCCTGCACTGCATGTGAGTCAATCCCTGCAGCGCGCCTATGAGCTGCGGGATACAGCGCAGGCGTCTTCGCCAATGCAGCGTCGCCTCGTCAAATATCTGCGGTGTTCCACGAGCAAGGCGGAGTCTGTGGAGGCGTTTTTCCTCATTGCTCGCACGCATCAGGAAGCGCTGTCGCCAGCTACCGTTGCGGACTTCACCAGCACCATGTTGCGGCACAACGTAGCTGCGCAGATGGGCGTAGAGGCCTACGAGGCGGCGCTCGCGGACGCCGTCGGAGTCGCGGAGGACAGCCCCTGGGGTCACATTGGACCGGCGGAAGCACGGGCGTTCGTTCTCTACCAGGCCCGCCGCCTGGAGCGGTATGCTGTCAAGGGCACATCTTTCCACGAGCAGCTTAGCTTGACGCTTGAAGGTGCAGACAACGCTGTGGTCGCCCTCACTGAGCACCAGCTGCGCAAAGACGTCGCTTCATCCAGTGCGCTACCCGTGTCGTGTGACACCCTTGTCGAGCTCATTCACCTCGACATTTCGTGGTCCACCGCGCTGGAGGTGTACAAGTATGCCAAGGAGTTGACACGCGTTGACCCACCTGCTGACATGACGGCACGTTTGATGGGGCTCATGACGGGTTACAAGACGAATGGCCTCGGCTCACGCCCGTGGGAGATGGCGCTAGAGTTGTacgacgcgctgctggagagcgGCTACGATGTGCCACTGGATGCCCATGCGTCCGCGTTAGACGccgtgtggcgctgcggggaGAGCTTTGTGAAGCTTCATAATTCCTTGTCCCCCACCGATCGTGACCGCATGTGGGATGCCCTGGTGCGCATTCGCGAGCGCGTGTCAGACGCGCAGGTGACGGGTGACGCCGGGTGCCGCTTCACCGAGGCTCTCATCAAggcagctggagcagcagggcGGTGGGAGGCGACGGTGCAACTTCTTAGCGACATGGACGTGACATTGGCCGCCACCTCGCATCGCCTGTTAGTACCCACTGCAGAGTCCTTTCTCTTCACGATGGCATCATGCAACACCGCGCACAACGCTGCCCACGCCAGCGCCCTGTACGAGACGTTTTGCGCCCTGTACACGCTGCGCAGTGCTCACCCTGAGGCGCTACTGACGTACTTGCAGTCACTTCGACACGTGGAGTCGCTGTCAGCAGAAATCGGTCCGCAAGTTGAGGCCCTAGTGATGGATGGCAATGGACTGGATCGACCGTGCTGCGTGGTATGCCTGCAACTCCTGTCGAGTCAGCGCGTGCGTACCAAGCAGGTGGAGAAGTGGAGGGTAGCGCAGACGCTCCTGCGAATGTACGACAGCAACCCatggccgcagcagccgcaggtgagaaaggcagagctgcagacgGTGTTTCGCTGCTGTCACCtcatcgctgcagctgcagctagTGATGAGAAATTATCCCCTcttgcggcggcgccttgCCCGCTGCTCACGGAGCTGCGCGCTTATCTCGTCTCTGTGTTTGGGCGAGACTCTCGCGAGTGCCAGTGGCTGGACGACACGGAGGTGTACTCGCTCCTCACCACGCAGCGCTGGGAGTGCGCCCTTGCCATTTACCAGCGGCAAGTAGTACAGCGCCCGCTAGCTCGTGTGACGGACCTCCCCATTCCGTTGCGCCAAGCGCGCCACATGCTCGCGCAGactctgctgcgctgctcccgtgccgccgctgacgtggggagagagagagagaattTCTTCCTGGATGAGGAGCAAGGGGCGCAAGAGCGGGCAAAGACGGTCGATTTTTTGGCATTTGTCGTGCGTACTGTGCGGGAGGTGTACGCAGGAACGGGCGACACCGTGTGTCTCAGTATTgtcgcggagctgctgctccaccaaGCTTTGCACGTGCCACGTGcgcgcgagcggcagcagttgGCGCTGGACGCGATGCGAGAGCTGTCGTGTGGCTTGGCCAGCGCCGTGACACCGCGGCTGATTGATCTTGTCTCGCAGGCCCTCTCTATCACAGAGGAGCATGTCCACAGCGTCCTCGTtgacggcagcgcgcagctgcgtgcaAAGGCGTTAGAGCGAGACAGACAGCGACGCATACGTGCGAGCGGATGCCTTGAGAAGATTTTCACGTGA
- a CDS encoding hypothetical protein (TriTrypDB/GeneDB-style sysID: LpmP.26.2530) codes for MTETLAKPIRVCVLASSYEGSDSELKEYEGDLTQTPQNYFCSADANYAFHLELIKKATAYRQIRQLVMSGKFDVFYNQCDGAKDEDRAGVEVVEALAEFKVPHTGAIAKYYEMSKPDMKLVAHYYNIATANYAVLEPGDDIESLCGHLEFPCIIKHISGYSSVGMDKSCKVYNMAQLVDRATRFMAEYQFALVEEFVSGDEATILACNDCTQPEGVRVFPPVQVTFPEGEDFKHFQLKWASYEGMKWKQVPEMDPALQDMISIARSAFKRMMGGIGYGRIDVRIDRQRNNKVVFLEINPNCGIMYPYGQEGSADWILRLNKGFQQRDFAILQIREALARCQRERLLYVRRFDPARGYHLRAAEDISVGTTIFQDECRPVRLCTKPYALEHFPKEDYSDFQQNAWPVGRDGHYYALWDHDPAQWRAFNHSCAPNMSFAPRRSLNVVALRNIPKGEELTMDYRQFMDSTMPGFQCNCGTEKCEGYVSPGSLSDSPTAKIESPPMVAPQHSVAMKLNSV; via the coding sequence ATGACGGAGACACTTGCGAAGCCAATCCGGGTGTGCGTGCTGGCCTCCTCCTACGAGGGCTCCGACAGCGAGCTGAAGGAGTACGAGGGGGATTTGACGCAGACGCCGCAGAACTACTTTTGCTCTGCGGATGCGAACTATGCGTTTCACCTCGAGCTGATCAAGAAGGCGACGGCGTACCGGCAGATACGGCAGCTCGTCATGTCCGGCAAGTTCGACGTCTTCTACAACCAGTGCGATGGCGCTAAGGATGAGGATCGCGCCGGTGTTGAGGTGGTAGAGGCGCTGGCAGAGTTTAAAGTACCACACACCGGGGCCATCGCCAAGTACTACGAGATGTCGAAGCCGGATATGAAGCTGGTGGCGCACTACTACAACATCGCAACCGCCAACTACGCGGTGCTTGAGCCGGGCGATGATATAGAGAGTCTGTGCGGTCATCTGGAGTTCCCCTGCATCATCAAACATATCTCTGGCTACAGCAGTGTTGGGATGGACAAGAGCTGCAAGGTGTACAACatggcgcagctggtggaCCGGGCGACGCGCTTCATGGCAGAGTACCAGTTTGCCCTGGTCGAGGAGTTTGTCAGCGGCGATGAGGCGACGATCCTCGCCTGCAATGACTGTACCCAGCcggagggggtgagggtgtTCCCACCTGTGCAGGTCACCTTCCCTGAGGGCGAGGACTTCAAGCACTTTCAGCTCAAGTGGGCCTCGTACGAGGGGATGAAGTGGAAGCAAGTGCCCGAGATGGATCCGGCGCTACAGGATATGATTAGCATTGCCCGTTCCGCCTTCAAACGCATGATGGGCGGAATCGGTTACGGCCGCATCGATGTCCGCATTGACCGTCAGCGCAATAACAAAGTTGTCTTCCTGGAGATCAACCCCAACTGCGGCATCATGTACCCGTACGGTCAAGAGGGGTCTGCAGATTGGATTTTGCGACTCAACAAGGGCTTCCAGCAGCGCGACTTTGCCATACTGCAGATTCGTGAGGCGCTTGCTCGGTGCCAGCGGGAGCGCCTCTTGTACGTCCGTCGCTTTGACCCGGCGCGCGGCTACCACCTGCGCGCGGCGGAGGACATCAGCGTTGGCACCACCATCTTCCAAGACGAATGCCGCCCCGTACGGTTGTGCACAAAGCCGTATGCGCTTGAGCACTTTCCAAAGGAGGACTACTCGGACTTTCAGCAGAACGCTTGGCCAGTCGGGCGCGACGGCCACTACTACGCCCTGTGGGATCACGACCCAGCCCAGTGGCGCGCCTTCAACCATTCCTGCGCGCCCAACATGTCATTTGCACCGAGGCGGTCGCTGAACGTTGTGGCGCTACGCAACATACCAAAAGGCGAGGAGCTGACGATGGACTACCGGCAGTTCATGGACTCCACCATGCCCGGGTTCCAGTGCAACTGTGGCACCGAGAAGTGCGAGGGATACGTGTCACCAGGCTCTCTCAGCGACTCGCCAACAGCGAAGATTGAGAGCCCGCCTATGGTGGCACCGCAACACAGCGTTGCCATGAAGTTGAACTCCGTCTAG